One Triplophysa dalaica isolate WHDGS20190420 chromosome 11, ASM1584641v1, whole genome shotgun sequence genomic window carries:
- the pwwp2b gene encoding PWWP domain-containing protein 2B isoform X2 → MSPRRIRCNRLGGADGVIPRAGGASRALTERSSSEGRDHRGSGGRYRATPSRTPESGNMQAASEELRAGSRIPVTVDQIVNDTLLVTLTYRERSYTGILLDCQKKTGLFCLPDVIGKSEENLVLRPDCEVSCEEPSAEPFGQLTQQPKDENTEPEAAPATPVPVPIPLQPGQPTYPPYFEGAPFPQPMWVRHTYNQWVPQPPPRPIKRKKRRGREPGRMTMSTIRLRPRQVLCEKCKNTLNSDEDSKDGPTVPKTLRKENAPQADEDTKTLPAKSLRKDDGDSNKESKRREDSMGYDNKRFRKDKKDDEKVPGGIVIPHSPVIKISYSTPQGKGEVIKIPSRVHGSVKPFCPKQLLQNGHGERETSKEPQKDVQPSMDTIRTGLTISIPKLKLPKLTSPDAPSPKIRLRSRSDGTQQVSVYEAELVGGARRKSPRVPSSALSHSEDGSEKNSLELWSGTCGDEVERHGDLTLLINFRKRKADSSSLSVCSSDSLDESKSFSSDGTSPELCDLAPGEDISVSSSSHGESKTVPPLTVRLHTRSMTKCVTEEGHAVTVGDVVWGKIHGFPWWPARILSISGSNREEGEVDAPWPEAKVSWFGSPTTSQLSVAKLSPFREFFRSRFNRKKKGMYRRAIMEAAKAVGHMSAEITSLLAHCET, encoded by the exons ATGTCACCGCGGCGGATCCGTTGTAATCGCCTCGGCGGAGCTGATGGCGTCATTCCGCGCGCTGGCGGAGCCTCCCGAGCGCTGACGGAGCGGAGTAGCAGCGAAGGCCGAGACCACCGAGGCTCCGGCGGCCGCTATCGAGCGACGCCAAGCCGGACACCCGAGTCAGGAAACATGCAGGCTGCATCGGAGGAGCTGCGGGCCGGCTCCCGGATCCCCGTCACCGTCGATCAGATCGTGAACGACACGCTGCTAGTGACGCTCACGTACCGAGAGAGAAGCTACACGGGCATTTTACTGGACTGCCAAAAAAA GACTGGGCTCTTTTGCCTTCCAGACGTCATTGGGAAGTCAGAAGAGAACCTTGTGTTGAGACCAGACTGCGAAGTCTCATGCGAAGAGCCTTCCGCCGAACCCTTCGGCCAATTAACACAGCAACCAAAAGATGAAAACACGGAACCCGAGGCGGCCCCTGCCACTCCTGTACCCGTACCCATACCGCTCCAGCCGGGCCAGCCCACGTACCCTCCGTACTTTGAGGGCGCCCCTTTCCCCCAACCCATGTGGGTCCGGCACACCTACAACCAATGGGTACCTCAACCGCCACCTCGTCcaataaagagaaagaaaaggcgAGGTCGAGAACCAGGGAGGATGACCATGAGCACGATCCGACTGAGGCCGCGACAGGTGCTGTGCGAGAAATGCAAAAACACGCTAAACAGCGACGAGGACAGCAAAGATGGGCCGACGGTGCCCAAGACATTGAGGAAGGAGAACGCGCCTCAAGCTGACGAGGACACTAAAACACTCCCAGCCAAGAGTCTGAGGAAGGATGATGGGGACAGCAATAAAGAGTCAAAACGAAGAGAGGACTCCATGGGCTACGATAACAAACGCTTTCGCAAGGACAAGAAGGACGACGAGAAGGTTCCAGGAGGCATCGTTATTCCTCACAGTCCCGTCATTAAGATCTCCTATAGCACTCCTCAAGGTAAAGGTGAAGTCATTAAGATCCCGTCTAGAGTACATGGATCTGTCAAACCATTCTGCCCCAAGCAGCTGCTCCAGAACGGTCATGGAGAAAGAGAAACTTCCAAGGAGCCTCAAAAAGATGTCCAACCCTCCATGGACACCATCAGGACAGGCCTTACCATTTCCATTCCCAAACTCAAGCTTCCCAAGCTAACCAGTCCAGACGCCCCATCGCCCAAGATCCGCTTAAGATCCCGCAGCGACGGGACGCAGCAGGTGTCGGTGTACGAGGCTGAACTGGTGGGTGGCGCACGTCGGAAAAGTCCCAGAGTTCCAAGCTCCGCTCTGTCACACTCCGAGGACGGTTCCGAGAAGAATTCACTAGAACTGTGGTCTGGAACATGTGGGGATGAAGTCGAGCGTCACGGCGACCTGACTTTACTCATCAACTTCCGCAAGAGGAAAGCCGACTCATCGAGTCTGTCCGTGTGCAGTAGCGACAGCCTTGATGAGTCCAAGTCGTTCAGTTCGGACGGCACCTCACCGGAACTCTGCGACCTCGCCCCGGGTGAGGACATCTCGGTGTCGTCTTCCTCTCACGGGGAAAGTAAAACGGTTCCGCCTCTCACCGTACGACTTCATACTCGCAGCATGACGAAGTGCGTGACGGAGGAAGGTCATGCGGTGACTGTGGGTGATGTGGTGTGGGGAAAGATCCACGGCTTCCCCTGGTGGCCCGCGCGGATACTCAGTATTAGCGGTAGTAATAGGGAAGAAGGGGAGGTTGACGCTCCCTGGCCTGAAGCTAAAGTGTCCTGGTTCGGCTCGCCCACCACCTCCCAACTTTCGGTTGCCAAACTGTCACCGTTCCGTGAGTTCTTCAGGTCACGGTTCAACCGTAAAAAGAAAGGGATGTACCGGCGGGCCATCATGGAGGCTGCCAAGGCAGTGGGACACATGAGCGCGGAAATCACATCTCTACTTGCCCACTGCGAAACTTAG
- the pwwp2b gene encoding PWWP domain-containing protein 2B isoform X1 produces the protein MPGALSTDSLSSLRKCLEDISRDDSSLSAVMSPRRIRCNRLGGADGVIPRAGGASRALTERSSSEGRDHRGSGGRYRATPSRTPESGNMQAASEELRAGSRIPVTVDQIVNDTLLVTLTYRERSYTGILLDCQKKTGLFCLPDVIGKSEENLVLRPDCEVSCEEPSAEPFGQLTQQPKDENTEPEAAPATPVPVPIPLQPGQPTYPPYFEGAPFPQPMWVRHTYNQWVPQPPPRPIKRKKRRGREPGRMTMSTIRLRPRQVLCEKCKNTLNSDEDSKDGPTVPKTLRKENAPQADEDTKTLPAKSLRKDDGDSNKESKRREDSMGYDNKRFRKDKKDDEKVPGGIVIPHSPVIKISYSTPQGKGEVIKIPSRVHGSVKPFCPKQLLQNGHGERETSKEPQKDVQPSMDTIRTGLTISIPKLKLPKLTSPDAPSPKIRLRSRSDGTQQVSVYEAELVGGARRKSPRVPSSALSHSEDGSEKNSLELWSGTCGDEVERHGDLTLLINFRKRKADSSSLSVCSSDSLDESKSFSSDGTSPELCDLAPGEDISVSSSSHGESKTVPPLTVRLHTRSMTKCVTEEGHAVTVGDVVWGKIHGFPWWPARILSISGSNREEGEVDAPWPEAKVSWFGSPTTSQLSVAKLSPFREFFRSRFNRKKKGMYRRAIMEAAKAVGHMSAEITSLLAHCET, from the exons ATGCCCGGAGCTTTGAGTACAGATTCACTGTCTTCACTGAGGAAATGTCTGGAAGATATTTCAAGAGATGACAGCAG TCTTTCGGCAGTGATGTCACCGCGGCGGATCCGTTGTAATCGCCTCGGCGGAGCTGATGGCGTCATTCCGCGCGCTGGCGGAGCCTCCCGAGCGCTGACGGAGCGGAGTAGCAGCGAAGGCCGAGACCACCGAGGCTCCGGCGGCCGCTATCGAGCGACGCCAAGCCGGACACCCGAGTCAGGAAACATGCAGGCTGCATCGGAGGAGCTGCGGGCCGGCTCCCGGATCCCCGTCACCGTCGATCAGATCGTGAACGACACGCTGCTAGTGACGCTCACGTACCGAGAGAGAAGCTACACGGGCATTTTACTGGACTGCCAAAAAAA GACTGGGCTCTTTTGCCTTCCAGACGTCATTGGGAAGTCAGAAGAGAACCTTGTGTTGAGACCAGACTGCGAAGTCTCATGCGAAGAGCCTTCCGCCGAACCCTTCGGCCAATTAACACAGCAACCAAAAGATGAAAACACGGAACCCGAGGCGGCCCCTGCCACTCCTGTACCCGTACCCATACCGCTCCAGCCGGGCCAGCCCACGTACCCTCCGTACTTTGAGGGCGCCCCTTTCCCCCAACCCATGTGGGTCCGGCACACCTACAACCAATGGGTACCTCAACCGCCACCTCGTCcaataaagagaaagaaaaggcgAGGTCGAGAACCAGGGAGGATGACCATGAGCACGATCCGACTGAGGCCGCGACAGGTGCTGTGCGAGAAATGCAAAAACACGCTAAACAGCGACGAGGACAGCAAAGATGGGCCGACGGTGCCCAAGACATTGAGGAAGGAGAACGCGCCTCAAGCTGACGAGGACACTAAAACACTCCCAGCCAAGAGTCTGAGGAAGGATGATGGGGACAGCAATAAAGAGTCAAAACGAAGAGAGGACTCCATGGGCTACGATAACAAACGCTTTCGCAAGGACAAGAAGGACGACGAGAAGGTTCCAGGAGGCATCGTTATTCCTCACAGTCCCGTCATTAAGATCTCCTATAGCACTCCTCAAGGTAAAGGTGAAGTCATTAAGATCCCGTCTAGAGTACATGGATCTGTCAAACCATTCTGCCCCAAGCAGCTGCTCCAGAACGGTCATGGAGAAAGAGAAACTTCCAAGGAGCCTCAAAAAGATGTCCAACCCTCCATGGACACCATCAGGACAGGCCTTACCATTTCCATTCCCAAACTCAAGCTTCCCAAGCTAACCAGTCCAGACGCCCCATCGCCCAAGATCCGCTTAAGATCCCGCAGCGACGGGACGCAGCAGGTGTCGGTGTACGAGGCTGAACTGGTGGGTGGCGCACGTCGGAAAAGTCCCAGAGTTCCAAGCTCCGCTCTGTCACACTCCGAGGACGGTTCCGAGAAGAATTCACTAGAACTGTGGTCTGGAACATGTGGGGATGAAGTCGAGCGTCACGGCGACCTGACTTTACTCATCAACTTCCGCAAGAGGAAAGCCGACTCATCGAGTCTGTCCGTGTGCAGTAGCGACAGCCTTGATGAGTCCAAGTCGTTCAGTTCGGACGGCACCTCACCGGAACTCTGCGACCTCGCCCCGGGTGAGGACATCTCGGTGTCGTCTTCCTCTCACGGGGAAAGTAAAACGGTTCCGCCTCTCACCGTACGACTTCATACTCGCAGCATGACGAAGTGCGTGACGGAGGAAGGTCATGCGGTGACTGTGGGTGATGTGGTGTGGGGAAAGATCCACGGCTTCCCCTGGTGGCCCGCGCGGATACTCAGTATTAGCGGTAGTAATAGGGAAGAAGGGGAGGTTGACGCTCCCTGGCCTGAAGCTAAAGTGTCCTGGTTCGGCTCGCCCACCACCTCCCAACTTTCGGTTGCCAAACTGTCACCGTTCCGTGAGTTCTTCAGGTCACGGTTCAACCGTAAAAAGAAAGGGATGTACCGGCGGGCCATCATGGAGGCTGCCAAGGCAGTGGGACACATGAGCGCGGAAATCACATCTCTACTTGCCCACTGCGAAACTTAG
- the LOC130431186 gene encoding uncharacterized protein LOC130431186 has product MFGPGHLSSTVRSLVLLYAPNLLRDLSPVCAQLALIHNYSPVSNHGLAPPTPLPSGGCGGYAAMRQRRWEPLERLERERGERKKKIYSHVPRHAAARSSTSRGTLLRGALRWPWGFGGRLDRPPPGGGSSFIWESGRVPRPLLLPLGRTDAGSGLWQAVAALGTSRALLLPLGGRTQAPASVGRWQLPRSRLDESHPTSTQGRGSKGRHSTEALTVADWGTPFVCAARTLRHREATRRRGLSDSMSLLPPGFRHQCNNVQGRKEAGTGRHLNSFNINNNSRRPLTDDRRRNNLNTNININVKHVRARSSLFDGPVAQRSLHNLSNIYIYIWDWSRLAEAHPMRRIQVRNEVKRKSRLV; this is encoded by the coding sequence atgttcgggcccggtcatctctcttcgacggtccggtcgctcgttctcttatatgctcccaatctcctacgtgatttgagcccggtgtgcgcacaactggcgctcattcacaattactcaccggtctcgaaccacggtctcgccccgcccaCTCCACTACCCTCAGGAGGgtgtggggggtatgcagcgatgAGACAACGGAGATGGGAGCCCTTGGAGCGactggaaagagagaggggagagaggaaaaaaaaaatatatagtcatgttccccgacatgctgccgcccGTTCCTCAACAAGCCggggtactctccttcgcggtgccttgcggtggccctggggcttcggtggacggctcgaccgtccgccccctggcggtggctcctcctttatctgggagtcggggcgggttccccgtcccctgctcctcccccttgggcggacggacgcaggctccggcctctggcaggcggtggccgcactcggcacttcccgcgccctgctcctccccctcgggggacggacgcaggctccggcctctgtcGGACGGtggcaactcccccgctcccggttggacgaaagccaccccacctcgacccaggggcgcggcagcaaaggtcgccattccaccgaagctttgacggtggccgacTGGGGGACGCCCTTCGTCTgtgctgcccgaactctccggcaccgcgaggccactcggcggcgaggactctctgACAGCATGTcactccttcctcccgggtttcggcaccaatgtaacaacgttcaaggaaggaaggaggcgggaactggcagacatttaaatagttttaatataaataataacagccggcggcccctcaccgacgaccgccggcgaaataacttaaatacaaatataaatataaacgtaaaacatgttcgggcccggtcctctctcttcgacggtccggtcgctcaacgatctttacacaatttaagcaatatatatatatatatatgggactggagccgcctggcagaagcccatCCCATGAGGCGAATTCAGGTCCGCAATGAAGTGAAACGCaagtcgcgtttggtctga
- the LOC130431187 gene encoding leucine-rich repeat-containing protein 27-like encodes MTHQKKVMNDVRSSSDRKENVVNNIASVHLHSDMIYMSRRGLREISEFVLNTTHVKSLYLEGNEITRLPEHFFSSLTSLVWLDLRNNELTNLPAGVGRHRCLKTLLLEDNPITELPPDLGNVITLKALSLRNCPLTFPPHHIVNQGLAKILQYLRSTTAELDVPAVEKLQLSDLSGFSLDLCEEGVDDADVRHFQELRHRMVQMERADLEQPGTLEGDREAGPLVLPNIRTNGVTRGIGSETQRWSRSDEIRLAAMRELKEKQWILEERKRAQERLWSHRAAHQKNHRGPIVCSSDPRHHSYS; translated from the exons ATGACACACCAGAAGAAAGTAATGAACGATGTCCGATCGAGTTCTGATCGTAAAGAAAATGTCGTGAATAACATCGCCTCAGTGCATCTGCATTCTGACATGATTTATATGAGCAGAAGAGGTTTGAGGGAAATATCAGAGTTTGTATTAAACACGACACATGTAAAG AGTTTATATCTGGAAGGTAATGAAATCACTCGTCTTCCTGAGCACTTCTTCAGCTCTCTGACATCTTTAGTGTGGTTGGATTTGAGAAACAACGAACTCACAAATCTTCCTGCAGGTGTTGGCCGTCACAG ATGCTTGAAAACGCTACTTTTGGAGGACAACCCAATAACTGAACTACCTCCAGACCTGG GTAATGTAATCACACTGAAAGCCCTGAGTCTGAGGAACTGCCCTCTCACGTTTCCACCTCACCATATCGTGAATCAGGGGCTGGCAAAGATCCTCCAGTATCTGCGCAGCACAACGGCTGAACTAG ACGTTCCTGCGGTGGAGAAGTTGCAGTTGTCTGATCTCAGTGGCTTCAGTCTGGATCTGTGTGAAGAAGGCGTGGATGACGCAGACGTCCGTCACTTTCAGGAGCTTCGGCACAGGATGGTCCAGATGGAGAGGGCTGATTTAGAACAGCCCGGAACTTTAGAGGGCGACAGAGAAGCTGGACCGCTCGTCCTCCCCAACATCAG GACTAACGGCGTCACGAGAGGCATTGGCTCAGAAACCCAGAGGTGGAGCAGATCAGATGAGATCAGACTGGCAGCAATGAGAGAACTGAAGGAGAAACAGTGGATTCTAGAGGAGAGGAAGAG AGCCCAGGAGCGGCTGTGGAGTCACAGAGCAGCACACCAGAAGAACCACAGAG GACCGATCGTCTGCTCATCTGACCCGAGACATCACAGTTATTCCTAG